Part of the Virgibacillus necropolis genome, AAAAGTGTCATTGCAATGATAATAACAGCCATTGTTTGCTTTTTGAAATTCCAGTTAAATAAACCAGAAGCATCTCTTAATTTTATAACCATTCGATTACTCATTGAATACCCTCCTTCCTAATCCGAGGGTCAATTACTTTATACAACAAATCAGCAATAAGATTTCCAGCAAATACAAAGATTGCGCTAAACAAGACGATTCCCAATAATAGCGGAACATCTCCACCTAGACCAGCTTGGACAGCAGCCTGGCCAAGGCCAGGATAGGAAAATACCTGCTCTGCTAGAACCGCCCCACCGAAAAGTTCACCAAATGATGCAAAATGTAATGAAATTGCGGGCAGGGAAATGTTTCGTAGTCCATGACGCCATAAAAGAACTAACCCATGTTCGCCTTTAGCTTTTGCAAACCGAACAAATTCACTATTTAACACATCGATCAGTTTTTGCCTGGTATGCAGCGCTACATTTGCTACACCGATAATACTCAGTGTTAACGCAGGTAAAAATAAATGCCTTAACCGTTCAAACAATGTTACATTTTCGGTTAATATACCCGCTGGCATTCCAAGGCCAACCGGAAACCAACCGAGTTTTACTGAAAATAATATTAAAACTAGTATTCCTAACCAAAAAGCTGGTGTAGATGCAAGTATGAAACAATAGCCTTTAATAATTCGATCTATCCATGCTCCCTCATACATCCCGGCGAGTATTCCTAGTAAAAATCCAAAGATTCCAGAAGAAACCCAAGCAATTCCCATTAATGCCAATGAAGCAATAAAACGTTCCAAGATTACATCAGCTACTGGACTTCGGTATAGTAATGATGTACCAAGGTCTCCTTGCAAAACAGCTTTTCCCCAGCGGAAAAATTGCTCTGTTTTGGTTTCCTGTAATCCCCAGTATTCTGCGATATGTTCTCGCTGTTCAGGGCTAACTCTTGTCATATCTGCTCCGACATAGGTTTG contains:
- a CDS encoding ABC transporter permease, yielding MQLKRISFYITGKVVKLVTLLIAISILSFMLVSYSPIDPVQTYVGADMTRVSPEQREHIAEYWGLQETKTEQFFRWGKAVLQGDLGTSLLYRSPVADVILERFIASLALMGIAWVSSGIFGFLLGILAGMYEGAWIDRIIKGYCFILASTPAFWLGILVLILFSVKLGWFPVGLGMPAGILTENVTLFERLRHLFLPALTLSIIGVANVALHTRQKLIDVLNSEFVRFAKAKGEHGLVLLWRHGLRNISLPAISLHFASFGELFGGAVLAEQVFSYPGLGQAAVQAGLGGDVPLLLGIVLFSAIFVFAGNLIADLLYKVIDPRIRKEGIQ